A window of the Candidatus Paraluminiphilus aquimaris genome harbors these coding sequences:
- a CDS encoding aromatic ring-hydroxylating oxygenase subunit alpha, protein MDNNNAGLLETNDVIDRVFTHIDNGTTDLGTIQWHEPVAHYTSDDRYEQEVALLRQRPVVFCPSAAIPDAGSFISRTAAGTPLLVVRDNDLKVRAFINACRHRGMKVASGQGCKRTFSCPYHGWTYNLDGSLRGVPGEEAFPDLEKETAGLKELFAIELGGLVYVQQEGTPKLETLDTALNFFEPSQPLIHQSDTLDEANWKLLTETLLEGYHIKSLHRESFYPFGLDNVNVVESFGQNSRVVYPFKRIEKLRAVSRDDREIEGFATLVYHLFPNVSVSVLSKHTSVTIIEPLSPSRTQMFSYYIKHGAKSGVEVSHEEAMRDVEFVNQSGQEEDRAAARDIQETVSTSANSHLTFGYFEKAIVSFHQQLHRELGEV, encoded by the coding sequence ATGGATAACAACAACGCCGGCTTATTAGAAACCAATGACGTCATTGACCGCGTTTTTACGCATATCGACAACGGTACGACCGATCTTGGAACCATACAGTGGCATGAGCCAGTAGCGCACTACACAAGCGATGACCGCTACGAGCAAGAGGTCGCACTGCTGCGGCAGCGGCCGGTCGTATTTTGCCCATCAGCGGCTATTCCAGATGCTGGGAGTTTTATCTCACGGACCGCAGCAGGCACACCCCTACTTGTCGTTAGAGACAACGACTTAAAGGTTCGCGCTTTTATCAATGCCTGTCGTCACCGAGGCATGAAAGTAGCGTCGGGCCAAGGATGTAAACGTACCTTTTCCTGCCCCTATCACGGGTGGACCTACAACCTCGATGGATCGCTTCGCGGCGTACCCGGCGAGGAAGCCTTCCCCGATCTGGAAAAGGAAACAGCGGGATTAAAGGAACTCTTCGCGATTGAACTGGGCGGGTTGGTTTATGTGCAACAGGAGGGAACCCCGAAGCTCGAAACGCTCGATACCGCGCTGAATTTTTTCGAACCCTCCCAGCCACTCATTCATCAGAGCGACACCCTTGATGAGGCCAACTGGAAGCTCCTAACGGAAACGCTACTCGAGGGTTATCACATCAAGTCGCTGCACCGCGAAAGCTTCTATCCCTTCGGGCTGGACAACGTGAATGTGGTCGAATCATTCGGTCAAAATTCACGCGTCGTATACCCGTTTAAGCGCATCGAGAAGCTGCGCGCTGTATCTCGTGATGACCGTGAGATCGAAGGGTTTGCAACCCTCGTCTACCACCTATTTCCAAACGTCAGCGTCTCGGTGCTGTCGAAGCATACGAGTGTCACCATCATTGAACCGTTGTCACCGTCTCGCACACAGATGTTCTCCTACTACATTAAACACGGCGCTAAAAGTGGTGTTGAAGTCAGTCATGAGGAGGCGATGCGGGATGTCGAATTTGTGAACCAATCAGGTCAAGAGGAAGATCGTGCGGCCGCAAGGGATATTCAAGAAACCGTCTCTACCTCAGCTAATTCACACTTAACGTTTGGCTATTTTGAGAAGGCAATCGTCAGCTTCCACCAACAACTTCATCGAGAGTTGGGAGAGGTATAG
- a CDS encoding phytanoyl-CoA dioxygenase family protein — MQDISKSIEACAAHYGEQAEAMRDYLVAGERAALALDNRGPIEFDDSGRLAQHILDAYSNYGFYVFTNVLSEEECDDIEADMVSLKASFPVSPDSSFDANGNPALGSGSQTPHLVWSKPLGDPLGGTQLANGRHQVKMFEPEATVETPAASPFILLGSLRFSDACLRTYAQPELLRVAEAINGADFTPFNEALFIKEPGIGAAVSWHQDGVTHWESPDFDENIHGFNFMAQLYGSTAVNGVWVLPGSHKLGKIDISELVGAAGSERIDGAVPLVCDRGDVVICNRQALHGSFPNSGFEPRLTVNFGFHKRSSVLGVKGGGIHSDAQVFDEATIARRSKVLGYAIAARKERYPSEEPYRYEPFEAAGLSFDWDDAARQDMHDYNRDDISI; from the coding sequence GTGCAAGACATTTCCAAATCGATTGAGGCCTGTGCGGCACACTATGGCGAGCAGGCGGAGGCTATGCGTGACTACCTCGTAGCGGGAGAGCGCGCGGCTCTCGCTTTGGATAACCGTGGGCCCATTGAATTTGATGACTCCGGCAGACTGGCACAGCACATACTAGACGCCTACTCCAACTATGGGTTTTATGTCTTTACCAACGTCCTCAGCGAAGAGGAGTGTGATGATATTGAGGCCGATATGGTATCGCTCAAAGCATCATTCCCTGTCTCACCCGACAGCAGCTTCGATGCCAATGGCAACCCCGCGCTCGGTTCCGGCTCGCAGACCCCTCATCTCGTTTGGTCAAAGCCGCTGGGTGACCCACTCGGTGGTACACAGCTGGCAAACGGTCGGCATCAAGTCAAAATGTTCGAGCCCGAGGCGACGGTGGAAACACCGGCGGCGTCACCCTTCATCCTGCTCGGTTCACTGCGGTTCTCAGACGCCTGCTTGCGGACCTATGCTCAGCCAGAACTTCTTCGGGTTGCGGAAGCGATAAACGGTGCAGACTTTACCCCTTTTAACGAAGCCTTGTTCATAAAAGAGCCCGGCATTGGTGCTGCCGTTTCGTGGCATCAAGACGGCGTAACGCACTGGGAAAGCCCCGACTTTGACGAAAATATTCATGGCTTTAACTTTATGGCACAGCTTTATGGGAGCACCGCGGTAAATGGCGTATGGGTTCTACCGGGCAGCCACAAGCTTGGCAAAATTGACATCAGTGAGTTGGTGGGCGCAGCGGGAAGTGAGCGCATCGACGGCGCTGTCCCACTCGTATGTGATCGCGGGGACGTTGTCATTTGCAACCGCCAAGCACTGCACGGCTCTTTCCCAAACAGTGGTTTCGAGCCTCGGCTGACCGTCAACTTCGGTTTTCACAAACGATCATCTGTACTGGGTGTAAAAGGTGGCGGCATACATAGCGATGCACAAGTGTTCGACGAAGCCACGATTGCGCGACGTTCCAAGGTGCTTGGTTACGCTATTGCCGCCCGAAAAGAGCGCTACCCGAGTGAGGAGCCATACCGCTACGAGCCCTTTGAGGCGGCGGGACTATCGTTCGACTGGGACGATGCAGCGCGCCAAGACATGCACGACTACAACCGTGACGACATAAGTATCTAA
- a CDS encoding DMT family transporter, whose translation MPLKHSHFLPIALALAGVFLFSVMDAVMKAQALAMGTFSAMFWRNAMGALFAATLYLPFRPKKPSEAAFKLHVGRSALTAVMMYLFFFGLTRIPLAQAIGLTFIAPIIALFLAAPFLGERIGPNVKLAALLGFGGVMVVVGGDLLSINANTDLLGVSAIVAFSVMYAINLILQRKLALIAKPKEITFYQNTFVLLLMIPFAPLLLLMPANELQWGGAILAGLVAIGSLILMSIAYRRAEAQQLITTEYTAFIWAALFGWWIFGETVSPQTLVGTGLIMLGCIVSARKATPRFGHTPTEEPSP comes from the coding sequence ATGCCGTTAAAACACAGTCACTTTCTACCGATCGCCCTTGCTCTGGCCGGCGTCTTTCTTTTTTCGGTTATGGATGCGGTCATGAAGGCGCAGGCACTTGCAATGGGAACCTTTAGCGCGATGTTTTGGCGAAACGCCATGGGGGCCCTTTTTGCCGCAACACTGTATCTGCCCTTCCGACCCAAGAAGCCCAGTGAGGCGGCCTTTAAATTACATGTGGGTCGGTCGGCCTTGACCGCCGTTATGATGTACTTATTCTTTTTTGGCCTGACTCGGATACCGCTAGCGCAGGCGATTGGACTCACCTTTATTGCACCCATTATTGCGCTATTTTTGGCCGCACCCTTCTTGGGTGAGCGCATTGGACCCAACGTGAAACTTGCAGCTCTTTTGGGCTTTGGAGGCGTAATGGTTGTGGTTGGCGGCGATCTCCTGAGCATCAATGCGAACACCGATCTACTTGGTGTGTCCGCCATTGTGGCCTTTTCCGTTATGTACGCGATCAACCTTATTCTGCAGCGTAAGTTGGCGCTCATCGCAAAGCCCAAAGAAATTACCTTTTATCAAAATACCTTCGTCCTCTTGCTCATGATCCCGTTTGCGCCACTGCTGCTTTTGATGCCCGCCAATGAGCTGCAGTGGGGCGGTGCCATACTCGCCGGTCTTGTTGCCATTGGCTCGCTCATCCTAATGTCGATTGCCTATCGTCGTGCCGAGGCACAGCAATTAATCACCACTGAATACACCGCTTTCATCTGGGCCGCTCTGTTCGGCTGGTGGATTTTTGGCGAAACGGTGAGTCCTCAAACCTTGGTAGGAACGGGTCTAATCATGCTCGGTTGCATCGTAAGCGCGCGAAAAGCAACGCCGAGATTCGGTCACACACCGACAGAAGAGCCATCACCCTAA
- a CDS encoding alpha/beta fold hydrolase, which yields MKTQVTTVCDLEKELPPDAPDAPKWLVKALQVPREEGFIESQGCDVHYFRWGNPENPPLILMHGFLAHARCMAFIAPFLAENYHVVAYDLTGMGDSGVRDAYPDSVRAQEVVDVAQKTGLFEHAQKPIVIAHSYGGHVGLTAMNEHHSLFGGLIICDLMVLRLERLKAHFAGGRPLRSDPNRPNRVYPDYAAAKARFVLSPNQPCGEPYLFDYMAFHSLKEVEGGWTWKFDTSVFDSDFSVRDRILHQAEAVVAAPGRKAYIYGQESLLFDDDSADYVREMGGTDMPFIGVPGARHHLMLDEPIAFVSTLRSVLALWSASEESEASR from the coding sequence ATGAAAACTCAGGTAACAACGGTTTGCGATCTCGAAAAAGAACTCCCACCGGATGCACCCGATGCGCCAAAGTGGTTGGTCAAAGCGCTGCAAGTGCCTCGCGAAGAGGGCTTCATCGAATCACAGGGCTGCGACGTGCACTACTTCCGATGGGGCAACCCAGAGAACCCCCCTTTGATATTGATGCACGGTTTCCTAGCGCATGCCCGATGCATGGCGTTCATCGCCCCGTTTCTGGCAGAGAACTACCACGTTGTTGCTTATGATTTAACGGGTATGGGCGATTCCGGCGTTCGCGACGCGTACCCCGACAGTGTCCGCGCACAAGAGGTGGTCGACGTTGCGCAGAAGACAGGGCTGTTTGAGCACGCCCAAAAGCCTATTGTTATTGCGCATTCCTATGGCGGCCATGTCGGCCTTACTGCGATGAATGAGCACCACTCTCTGTTTGGTGGCTTAATCATCTGCGACTTAATGGTACTGCGTCTCGAGCGGCTTAAAGCCCACTTCGCTGGTGGCCGACCTCTGCGCTCAGATCCAAACCGACCCAATCGGGTGTACCCTGACTACGCCGCCGCCAAGGCACGCTTTGTGCTCTCGCCCAACCAACCCTGTGGCGAGCCCTATCTTTTCGATTACATGGCCTTTCACTCCCTTAAAGAAGTTGAGGGTGGCTGGACATGGAAATTTGATACGAGCGTCTTCGACAGCGACTTTTCGGTCCGAGACCGCATACTGCATCAAGCAGAAGCTGTGGTCGCGGCACCGGGACGCAAGGCTTATATCTACGGCCAAGAGAGCCTGCTGTTTGATGATGACTCCGCCGACTACGTTCGCGAGATGGGTGGCACGGACATGCCATTTATTGGTGTTCCCGGTGCACGACATCACCTCATGCTCGATGAGCCCATCGCCTTCGTTAGCACACTGCGCTCCGTCCTCGCCCTCTGGTCTGCGAGTGAAGAATCCGAAGCCTCTAGATAA
- a CDS encoding DUF2891 domain-containing protein has protein sequence MKSTLILSLLLFSGLTLASDPNAEQSYAKVFSNLAMDCVHKEYSNKIAHFMHSDDDLKPPRELYPAFYGCFDWHSSVHGHWLLVRLLNTHEDDVDSAAIIQSLDMSFTEENLAGELASYSRPGMKSFERPYGIAWLLQLTAELRQSSRPEAQRWLRFLLPLERQAVANVSEWLPKLSFPIRTGEHSQTAFAFGLMLDWAEIAADEKFHSLLKARIRELYAGDVDCPLAYEPSGQDFLSPCIAEADLMRRVFTRTEFAEWLTLFFPTLSAETGSDWLAPAVVTDKTDGKLAHLDGLNTSRAWMLEGIILGLPSGDERRAPLRVAAEAHRKAGLDAVLGDMHYMGSHWLGSFATYLETARGHSPGANR, from the coding sequence ATGAAATCTACTCTTATTCTGAGCTTACTTCTTTTTAGCGGTCTCACGCTCGCAAGTGATCCGAACGCCGAGCAAAGCTACGCCAAGGTGTTTTCTAATCTTGCAATGGACTGTGTTCACAAGGAGTACAGCAACAAAATTGCTCACTTCATGCACAGTGATGACGATTTAAAACCACCTCGAGAACTGTATCCGGCGTTTTACGGCTGCTTCGATTGGCACTCCTCGGTGCATGGCCATTGGCTGTTGGTGAGGCTGCTGAATACACATGAAGACGACGTCGATAGCGCCGCAATCATACAATCGCTGGATATGAGCTTTACTGAAGAAAATCTGGCGGGTGAGCTTGCGAGTTATTCTCGACCGGGCATGAAATCATTCGAACGGCCCTATGGTATAGCTTGGTTACTTCAGCTTACCGCTGAGTTGAGGCAATCGAGTCGGCCAGAGGCTCAGCGCTGGCTTCGCTTTTTATTGCCACTAGAGCGGCAGGCCGTCGCCAATGTCAGTGAGTGGTTGCCTAAACTCTCGTTTCCGATTCGAACCGGCGAGCACAGCCAAACCGCATTCGCCTTTGGTCTCATGTTGGACTGGGCTGAAATTGCCGCGGATGAGAAATTCCATTCGCTGTTGAAAGCCCGAATTCGTGAACTCTATGCAGGCGATGTCGACTGTCCCTTGGCTTATGAGCCCTCAGGACAAGACTTCCTATCACCTTGCATTGCCGAGGCTGATCTCATGCGACGGGTATTCACCCGGACAGAATTTGCCGAATGGTTAACGCTTTTTTTCCCGACGCTGTCTGCCGAAACCGGTAGCGATTGGCTAGCTCCAGCCGTTGTCACGGATAAAACCGATGGCAAACTCGCGCATCTTGACGGCCTCAACACGAGTCGTGCTTGGATGCTTGAGGGAATTATTCTCGGACTACCATCGGGCGATGAACGACGCGCACCGCTCCGCGTGGCCGCTGAAGCGCACCGAAAGGCTGGCCTCGATGCTGTGTTAGGCGACATGCACTACATGGGGAGCCATTGGCTCGGTAGTTTTGCCACCTATCTC